In the Telopea speciosissima isolate NSW1024214 ecotype Mountain lineage chromosome 6, Tspe_v1, whole genome shotgun sequence genome, TGGATATATAAGCGCCTCTGAGGTTGTGAGGTTGTGTGAGAGAGAGGTATTTTGGagggatgaagaagaaggattggGAGACGGGGTTATATATAGATTTGCCCAGCTTGATCTCCGGCCCAgtcctttatttattatttttctttttaaaagcATAGAGTGATTGTGTAATATAGAGGCTGAACCATGAAACATGGTAGTAGCCAAGTTTAGATTAGatagatattttattattttttcaaaaaagccAATTTGCCCTCTCATGGGTTATctaattttaattattacatatcTTGGAGCGTGTGGATGACACACTGCAACTCTATCAAGTGTTGGACTTGGACACCGCATTAACCatagagaaagaaataataacTATAAAAGTTTTAATTAAAGACAAGGACGGCCACGACTTTAGAAGTCTTGAAGGCTTAATTACCAGATATTTGAGTTGAGGGTAGCACTtccaaaacaattaaaaaaaataaagagacaGTGGTAAGTGCTAATGGATGATCACGACTTTAGAAGTTTCGAATGAATAATTTATACAGAAATTAGTTGTCAACCTGGAGTGAGTGATAAGTACTTTTAGAGTCCCAACTCCTGATTTCCAGAAATAATTATACAGTTGAGTGCAACGGTTTTCACAAGCAGAAGTCGTAAATGGTTTGGATCTTGCATTTTCATCTAtcatttaaattattatttagATATTCTAGAAACTACAAACTGGTATGGTTTCATCTGAAGTTTCTCTTCATAATGTCAGAGTTATGAACAGTGCATCGCACTTGAGAGCATGAAAATCTCCagaattgtattttatttattttagtgcTTTTGGATGACACACTCCCTtcttggtttattttatttattaatttatctTAGGAGCGTGTGGATGATATATACTGCAATTCTctcatttgttttaatttttatttttaaattattatcaTGAGTTCTCCAGTGCAGCGAAGACAGTTATAATCTGTCAAGTGTTGGATTTCGACTCCGCAACTATAGAGAAAATATCTAATCTATGATGAGGACGGCCACGGCTTTAGAAGTCTGGAAGAGCTTTACAGAATTTTTTGAGTTGGCACGGGACCATTGAAATCCCTTTCTATCCTCGTGAGGGTTGatcttctaaaataaaaaaaaaaaaaaatccatgggaGAGCCATAGGGGCATGCAGGGTTTGCATCATGGGGGTGGATTGGTCATTTCAatcaccccatgtgtctgacgTAACTTGTGTCCCCGGTGtagagaactttatcccataaaaaaaaaaatagaaaaaaaagaagaggcaaATGATTTCATAAATCCAACCTGGAACATACATCAACTGTGATAACTACTCGAACCCCAACTTAATATTTTACAAAATAAATATGCAATTGAGTGTAATTATTTTCACAAGTAGAAGAAGCAAATGATTTGCATCCTGCATTATCATCCACCATTTAAATTATCATTTAAATATTCTAGAAACCACAAAGCTTTGTCCTTCAATACCTATTGAAACAAGGACATTCTATCACCTattttaaacttggaatcaGGTTGAATTGGTTATTATCGATTCTGACCTGGACCGGATTGGAATCAGTCGGAATTGGTCCCAAAAAATCTTTGAATTGATCTGTCAAATAATCTAAAACCAAGCGAATCAATCCCCCAAACCCTAGACTCTACCATTTTGGAATGTCAAGAATTGGGATTAGTCACAGCTGATTTTGACCCGAATCAGCCAGTTCGATTGATTTGACTCCAATTTTTGAAATAGTGCATTCTAGTTACGATTGAATGAATAGTTTCTAGGTAGGAACTACTCCATGAATCCTACACGAGAAGTTTCCAATCTAATTAGTTCATGGACCTATACACAAAACATATGCATTGATAGTGAAAATGGAGTAAGTACTGTATTTTTGTATATTCAGTGTATTAGTATATGTACAATAGAAGACCTATATATCGGTCTGACTGTACAAGATTAGACCGAGGCCTCAACACCAATCTAGAGAAACATCGTGGTGTAAACTGAATCTACACTGCACAAAACTAAATATAGACGATTGTTCCCTTGGTAATCCAGGACGAGCTCGAGCAGAAAGAGTTTGTAGTGATCATCGGGAGAACATTCTTTGTGTCTACAAAAAATCCCTAGATATTTCTACAAATTTTGAGGCTGAGTTTGGTGCTCTTACTGGTGGATTGCAAAGAGGCAAGGACCTTGGAATCACTAATTTGTGGATTGATTATAATTCCGTTTCAATGGTCATCTTAGTGCAATCCGACCGGTCCCAATGGTTTACTTGGCAAAAATGGATCTCTCTAATTCCTTATTTTTCATCTATTAGGTGGAAGATCGCCCACTCTCTAAGagaatcaaattcaaatctgagtgctcaaaaaaaaagtaaactcTATACTCTTCCTGATTATTCTATCTTTATTTCATTCATAGAAAACAGATCCAATCCCAGATCCATTTATTGTTACTGCGATAAAAGAGTAAATATGCTGATAACTAGATAGCTTTATCTACATGTGCTTAATAAATACAACCCCTCGTACACACTTCAATTGTATTCCACGAATTCTATTTCTTTAGACAAAGACTctgttttttcctcttttcgaATGGTAAATAATTCTCAGAACATAGAATGTGAATTAAACCCATGTTTGAATTGAAATTAAGATACTGATGCAAGTTCTTCCCTTTTGAATCAGATAGATTCATATTTGAAAGAGGTTGACAATAAGTTCTTTCAAAATTGACTATTTGCCCATCTGTTAGGGGTATTCCAGAAGTGTCTGCGATCGAGTAAATAGCTCTACGAACGAAGTTACAGATTACCTATCAAAAGAAGCCATGAAATCCTGAACAATCAGTCTTGTTGAAGATCTGCCCTTTCATGTCATGGAAGATATTCAAAAAGATATTCTAGGAATGCCTAGGTTTCTTTAATTTTAGCTTTGTTGCTTCTTTTCTAGGGGAGGATCGGCCCCGAAGAATCTTAGCTCCAAAATGGCTAGGATGTGTGCCGGACCCCACATCGCAAGAATCGTTAAATCTAtaatttttggttgtgtttggtatacattctagatcgatttcgcattcttggataataaaaacaactatttttatcatccaagaattcGAAATCGActtggaatgcataccaaaagcAGCCATGGAGTTGATTCCTTAAAAGGTGATAAATCTGTattactaaaataaaatatcccATACAATAGagacaatttttttcttcttatcttttttttttttttttagattaagaGGAGGGTTTCAAAGATTAGAAAAAGAACTTAGCTGTTGAAAGTTGAACTTCTAACATTTTAGTTTAGAAAATGCCTATAATGGAGGGTTTTCCTCACAGGAAAACTAACATTTGCAAATAGTGAAACGTACGGTAAAACATGCGAAACCCTTGCTCTGACTAAAAAAAGGCcccatagagagagagaatgaatgaaCTGAAAATAGCCATCTAATTTCCTTTTATAcagttaaaaaataaagaatgaaataataaaaataaataaaatagaaagaagaaaaaaaaattcatattccGAATTGGGACTTCCATCTGTGTGCCACCTCTGAGAGTGATATTATAGAGGACCCCTCTTCACTTAACACCTTAGTAGCTGCATCCTTGAGCAGTCTCATCCTCTTCCGTACactcttcccttcttccccttccaGCAAGCACTTCACCACCCTAGCAATCTCCACTCTCCCCACTATCCCATTCTTTTCAACTTTGGGTTTCAAAGCTACCTTCAAATCCTTAACTAGCGATACTGTATTCATCTTTTGTTCTGCATGGAGTGGCCACGCAATCAATGGTACCCCATGAACCACACTCTCTAAGGTTGAGTTCCAACCACAATGGGTGACGAACCCTCCAATTGAGACATGGCTAAGCACTTGTATCTGAGGTGCCCATGAGGGTACCACCAAACCCCTTCCTTTGGTCCTCTCTAAGAAGCCCTTTGGCAAGAAAGTCAAAGGGTCTTCTCCAACATTTTGGGCACCTAAATAGGTAGTATTTGGGCTCTTGACAACCCATAAGAATCTTTGCCCACTAAGCTCCAATCCCAATGCCAATTCATTCAGTTGCTCCCGTGAGAGGGCACCACCACTCCCAAATGAAACAAACAAGACTGAACCAATAGGTTGATCGTTCAACCACCTAAGGCATCCAGAAATATCAGATCCATCGTCCCTCGAACCATCTTGTGTGAGTGGTCCTATTGGGTATATAGGTGGTATACTTGGGTCTCCACTCTCCTTCAAAGCCTTAATAGCGCCGGCTTCCATCTCGGTGAAGCTATTTAATAGGATACCATCAACCAATTTGAAACGCTTGGAATGGTATAAAGTCCATGTATATACCTTACTCTGTCTGTCTTGTACTGAGTCCATTAAATCTGTTCCATGAATTGGCACACATCCTGGTAATTTCACTGGTTCAAGTAGTTCTCTATATTCACAAGAGTTCAACTCGTCAAGCTTGGGCAAATGGAGgaacaatgacaacaccatggctgtggaagggaagaagatgtaAGAAGGAAGATTGAATTGCCTAGCCACATCAAATGCATCGGTGCCAAAGAGATCAACAACCAAGGCAGCGATGGGAGTTGTGGAAGTTAAGAGCTTAAGAGCTTCATGTAGGGAAGGGAGGGAACGGAGTATGGTGAGGTAGATACGAGTTTCGACCTTCGTATCCTTGGAGAGATCGTCAAGGTTAACAAGTGAGAGAAAGATGGTATCAATGGACTTAGGGAGGCTATCCAAGATTTCTTTCTGAGCTTTAGTTGGAGAACCTTCAATAGTTGGGATTGTAAATGTTATGTTGAAATCATGGTGAAGAACGAATCGCTTAGCAAACTCAACAAGGGGGATGAGATGACCCATACCTGGAGCAGGTAGAATGACAATGTGTGGAGTTTGTTTTGCACATTTCATGATGCCTACACTTTCAATGTTTGAAGGCAAAGAGAACTCGGAGAAGCGCTTGTGAGCTTGAGAGGTTGTGCGAGATGTATTTTGGAGGGATATAGAACAAGGAAGGAGGGATAGGGCTATATACAGATTGTGCCAGCTCTCCCAgtcctttatttattattattttttgaaaatagtatcgtagttctctctctctctctctctctctctctctctctctctctctctctaattgtGTAATAGCACACGCCGTGCAGCAATTTCCTACTTCTAAAAGAAAATCAACAGAAAgtattaaaaatagaaaatggcaAGTTCATGCGATCCCAATTCTTGAGTTGGCACTGGCCCCACTGTACAGTTGTCATCCCCACGTGTCTTCATGGCGTGTAGTTCTTagaaaaactttaaaaaaaaaaatggatagcaattgccaaaacaaaaaaaaaaaacaaagcaaagtgTTGGCTGATAGGTTCCAGAAATTTTAGTTGTCACCAGCCCACTGCATAGTATCAAATAGTGACGTTTGGTGATGCTACTGCAAGGGCGTCACTCCTGAAATGTAACGTCAAAAATCATTCATATATAATCCTCGCAGGGCAAGACCTAATGAGAAAGATATTCTAAGGATTCCACTGACTGTGTTCAATCTTTGGATTGTGATTTTTCgttaggggaaagttttcatacacggtcgtatAAACcatgtatgagagagagagtgggagtttcaaggcattaattaatgggtggggatttctgatttttccaactctttatgagagaccctctcacatacacggcttgcacagccgtgtatgaaaactttcccttttttgttatttaaattattttttttttccttattgtctatcttttattttaatcgATAATACAGTACTAACTGAGTTAgacatttgtatttttttatgtttatccATATCACTCAGTATATAAGGTTCCCGTGATTGTATTACTCACTGTTCTGACCAAGTTATTTCAACTTTCTGACAAAGAACACAATAATTGAGAAATCCTAATAAACCTGTGCCAACTCAAATTTCTAGAAATTCTTGACTTCTACAGTCATGATCATCTATTAGCAATTTAGTACTTAGCAGTGCCCTTatctccattttatttttttttaagtgtacCCTTTTTCTaatgaaatttcaaatttagGGCATATATCACAAGGACCAACTGCATTAATCAACAGTGGCTTGTGTGGAGAGAGCCAACTTACTGAATTTCCAACATAAAAGTTTCTCAACCATTTAACAATCCCTCAGTCTAAAATAAACCTGAAGGTAAAGAAAAGAATGTAGATAAGTAAAATTCAACATTACTGACCTTAATAACTTGTATGCACAGCCACTGAGATTCAAAATCTACGCTAAAAGAAGGAAGAataggggaagaagaaatcatcTTGGACACCCCAAAAACCTGTGCAGATATTGTACTCCcagcatggttttaaaaaagcAGAATTGGGATCAAATTGGTCAGTGCCGATTCCGATTTGAATTGGCCTAATCACGAAATGGAGCAGAATCGGCAGGAATCAGCCGGAATCAATAGGATCGGTCACAACCAATTCCGATACGAATACGACCGATTCACCAATCCGATTCCCGAGTCTTCAAACCATGACTCCCAGTCATAAGAAATCATGTTTTATAGCAAGTTCTCCATTTACTGAGTTGAAGGAAACCTCAATCTCAGTGGAAGAAAATTTGTCAATATTGCATGATCCATTGATACCAACTTCCA is a window encoding:
- the LOC122664274 gene encoding hydroquinone glucosyltransferase-like; translation: MKCAKQTPHIVILPAPGMGHLIPLVEFAKRFVLHHDFNITFTIPTIEGSPTKAQKEILDSLPKSIDTIFLSLVNLDDLSKDTKVETRIYLTILRSLPSLHEALKLLTSTTPIAALVVDLFGTDAFDVARQFNLPSYIFFPSTAMVLSLFLHLPKLDELNSCEYRELLEPVKLPGCVPIHGTDLMDSVQDRQSKVYTWTLYHSKRFKLVDGILLNSFTEMEAGAIKALKESGDPSIPPIYPIGPLTQDGSRDDGSDISGCLRWLNDQPIGSVLFVSFGSGGALSREQLNELALGLELSGQRFLWVVKSPNTTYLGAQNVGEDPLTFLPKGFLERTKGRGLVVPSWAPQIQVLSHVSIGGFVTHCGWNSTLESVVHGVPLIAWPLHAEQKMNTVSLVKDLKVALKPKVEKNGIVGRVEIARVVKCLLEGEEGKSVRKRMRLLKDAATKVLSEEGSSIISLSEVAHRWKSQFGI